A region of Chitinophaga horti DNA encodes the following proteins:
- a CDS encoding NADH-quinone oxidoreductase subunit N yields the protein MNALISSALFGVCLMFIGLVVKNKQSIKYFAILGAAMSFGANLLDCYNVGTTLYGMIEVSSFSVVFNGVAIGATMLYFLLCGSSFEKVGEHVADYFALMFFILAGITIASSFSNLLMLFLAIEIISIPQYILAGADKRNQKSNEASLKYFLMGSFSTGILLMGIALIYGAAGSFNLAEIGLGTGELHPLSLCGIMLMAFALSFKVSAAPFHFWTPDVYDGSPTVFTAFMATVVKAGSFVAFARLFHTAFAGGSISEHWGLIIAIITALTLLIGNITAVFQQSVKRMLAYSSIAQAGFMLFAVVAMNETATQGIILYAAAYSVASIGIFAVLLKLGDYTLDGFNGLAKSQPLMAFATTVFLMSLAGIPLTAGFFAKYFVLAAAIQQGGLLWLVILAVLCAAVSVYYYFRVIMAMYFKSGTPQITEPSGGFKAGLVLAVAIVIVLGVYPNLLLNLL from the coding sequence ATGAACGCATTAATCTCTTCTGCTCTGTTTGGTGTTTGCCTGATGTTTATCGGGTTAGTTGTAAAGAACAAGCAAAGCATTAAATATTTTGCCATCCTCGGCGCAGCTATGTCCTTCGGGGCTAACCTGCTGGATTGCTACAACGTGGGCACCACCCTTTATGGCATGATCGAAGTGAGCAGCTTCTCCGTAGTATTCAACGGCGTGGCTATCGGCGCTACGATGTTGTACTTCCTCCTTTGCGGCAGCTCGTTCGAGAAAGTAGGTGAGCACGTAGCCGATTACTTTGCGCTGATGTTTTTTATCCTGGCGGGTATTACCATCGCCTCTTCTTTCAGCAACCTGTTGATGTTGTTCCTGGCGATCGAGATCATCTCCATCCCACAATACATCCTCGCAGGGGCCGATAAAAGGAACCAAAAGAGTAACGAAGCATCTTTAAAATACTTCCTGATGGGCTCCTTCTCCACCGGCATTTTGCTGATGGGTATCGCGCTTATCTACGGTGCCGCCGGCAGCTTCAACCTCGCTGAAATTGGTCTGGGTACCGGCGAACTGCATCCATTGTCGCTTTGCGGTATTATGCTGATGGCTTTCGCCCTTTCCTTTAAAGTGTCTGCCGCTCCCTTCCACTTCTGGACGCCTGATGTGTACGATGGCTCACCTACCGTATTCACTGCATTCATGGCCACCGTGGTAAAAGCGGGTAGCTTCGTCGCCTTCGCCCGTCTGTTCCACACTGCGTTTGCAGGAGGTTCCATCAGCGAACACTGGGGACTCATCATCGCGATCATCACCGCACTCACCCTGCTGATCGGTAACATTACCGCCGTATTCCAGCAGAGCGTGAAACGTATGCTGGCTTACTCCAGCATCGCGCAGGCAGGCTTTATGCTGTTTGCTGTAGTTGCGATGAACGAAACCGCTACCCAGGGTATTATCCTGTATGCAGCGGCATATAGTGTTGCGAGCATCGGCATCTTCGCCGTACTGCTGAAGCTGGGCGACTATACACTCGATGGCTTTAATGGCCTGGCTAAGTCTCAGCCGCTCATGGCTTTCGCTACTACCGTATTCCTGATGTCGCTGGCAGGCATCCCGCTTACCGCCGGCTTCTTTGCTAAATACTTCGTACTGGCTGCGGCTATCCAGCAAGGCGGTTTATTATGGCTGGTGATCCTCGCCGTATTGTGTGCTGCGGTAAGCGTGTACTACTACTTCCGCGTGATCATGGCCATGTACTTCAAATCAGGTACACCGCAGATCACCGAGCCAAGTGGCGGCTTTAAAGCCGGACTGGTACTGGCTGTGGCGATCGTAATCGTATTGGGTGTATATCCCAACCTGCTGCTTAACCTGTTATAA
- a CDS encoding complex I subunit 4 family protein produces MLTVLLILIPLVAGLIAFGLKGTGAKVLSLIASIATLAVGVGAWAQFGSQGAESLRFTAEWIPQLGSQFNVGVDGMGLMLCLLTAISFPLIFITIYTREYEQPNAFYGLMLLSQAGLMGVFTAYDALLFYVFWELALIPVYFLCSMWGGEKRIAVTFKFFIYTFIGSLLMLVGLIYIYTQTQSFEWSAFTSLTMAQNEQSWLFWLFFVAFAIKMPVFPFHTWQPDTYEQSPTPVTMVLSGIMVKMGLFGVVRWLLPVLPLGAYMWAEVAMVLSIIGIIYASCIAMLQQDIKKLIAYSSIAHIGLMAAAIFANNEQSLQGMQVQMFNHGINIIGLWIIVEIIQQRLHIKNLNEMGGIATVAPRMAIFLVVISFANIALPLTNGFIGEFLMFSGLFQYNVWFAAVACLGIILSAVYTLNMVQKVIFGEANTLTGTFTDLKAGETFSLTVIVAIILVLGVYPKPLLELVSQTTVWLDKVI; encoded by the coding sequence ATGTTGACAGTATTACTAATATTGATCCCTTTGGTAGCAGGCCTGATCGCATTCGGCCTTAAAGGGACGGGCGCTAAGGTGCTGAGTTTAATTGCTTCCATTGCCACCCTGGCAGTGGGCGTTGGCGCCTGGGCACAGTTCGGGTCGCAGGGGGCGGAGAGCCTTCGCTTCACGGCTGAATGGATTCCACAGCTGGGCAGCCAGTTTAACGTAGGCGTAGACGGTATGGGCCTTATGTTATGCCTGCTTACCGCCATCTCTTTCCCGCTGATTTTTATTACCATTTATACCCGTGAATACGAGCAGCCCAATGCCTTTTATGGTTTGATGCTGCTGTCGCAGGCCGGTCTGATGGGCGTGTTTACCGCTTATGACGCCCTGCTGTTCTACGTGTTCTGGGAGCTGGCGCTGATCCCCGTTTACTTCCTCTGCTCTATGTGGGGTGGTGAGAAAAGGATCGCCGTTACCTTTAAGTTCTTCATCTACACCTTTATCGGCTCGTTGCTGATGCTGGTGGGACTGATTTACATCTATACACAAACACAGTCGTTCGAGTGGAGCGCGTTTACCTCGCTCACTATGGCGCAGAATGAGCAGAGCTGGTTGTTCTGGCTGTTCTTCGTTGCCTTTGCGATCAAGATGCCTGTGTTCCCGTTCCATACCTGGCAGCCCGATACTTACGAGCAGTCGCCTACACCGGTAACAATGGTGCTTTCGGGCATCATGGTGAAGATGGGCCTGTTCGGTGTGGTGCGCTGGCTGTTGCCGGTATTACCACTCGGCGCGTACATGTGGGCGGAAGTAGCCATGGTACTGTCGATTATCGGCATCATCTACGCTTCCTGCATAGCGATGCTGCAGCAGGACATCAAAAAACTGATCGCTTATTCTTCTATCGCACACATCGGTCTCATGGCGGCGGCAATTTTCGCTAACAACGAACAGAGCCTCCAGGGCATGCAGGTGCAGATGTTTAACCACGGTATCAACATCATCGGCCTCTGGATCATCGTAGAGATCATCCAGCAAAGATTACATATCAAGAACCTGAACGAAATGGGCGGCATTGCCACGGTAGCACCACGTATGGCGATCTTCCTGGTGGTGATCAGCTTCGCGAATATCGCGCTGCCGCTTACCAACGGTTTTATTGGCGAGTTCCTGATGTTCAGCGGCCTGTTCCAGTATAACGTTTGGTTCGCCGCCGTAGCCTGTCTCGGTATCATCCTTTCCGCCGTGTACACACTCAACATGGTGCAGAAAGTGATTTTCGGCGAAGCGAATACCCTTACCGGTACCTTCACCGATCTTAAAGCCGGCGAAACATTCTCCCTGACCGTGATCGTGGCCATCATCCTGGTGCTGGGCGTATATCCTAAACCGCTGCTGGAACTGGTATCGCAGACAACCGTTTGGCTCGATAAAGTGATTTGA